The segment TCGGCAAGGTCGGCCGTGCTTCCCAGTAACCGGACGATCGGTTGGCCGCTGTTCAGGTTTTCGATTTCAATTTCAGTGAAATGAACCCCCTTGATAAACCCCGTACCCAGGGTTTTCATTACCGCTTCTTTAGCTGCCCAACGACCGGCATAGCTTTCCACGGCCATCTTCTTTTGCTTGCAATAGGACTGTTCGCCGGAAGTAAAAACGCGTTCGAGAAAATGATCGCCATGCCGCGTGATCATCTTTTCGATGCGGTTGATTTCAACGATATCTGTTCCCAGTCCGACAATCATCGATCTTTACTTCTTCTCTGTTTGCGGTTCGGGCTACCGAACTTAAGAGGGTTTATGAATAGCCAGTCCACAGGCATCCCGGGCACGGGAAAGGACTTCCTGCGCTTTCACACGAGCTTTAGCCGCTCCTGCTTGCAGGATATCTTCCACTTCGCCCGGCTTCTGTTCGAGTTCAGCTCGTTTTTCGAACGCAGGTCCGAAATAATCCATCGCTCGGTCGTACAGATACTGTTTGGCATCTCCATAACCCATTCCACCGGCACGATAGCGTGCGGCAAGTTCTTCCAGTTGCTCGGAAGTGGAAAACAGCTTGGCGAGTGTGTAGACGGCGCAGGATTCGGGGTCTTTTGGTTCTTCAACCGTTTTGGAGTCCGTTTTAATGGACATGATTTTCTTGCGGAACTTTTTTGGAGTCGGATGGAAGACTTCGATGATGTTGCCGTAACTTTTCGACATCTTGTCCCCATCGGTACCGGGAACCTTGGCCGTTGTTTCCAGTACGCGTGCTTCCGGCAGGACAAAGACCTCACGGCCATAGATCGTGTTGAATCGTTGCGCCAGATCGCGCGTGACTTCAATGTGCTGAACCTGATCGAGTCCGACGGGAACGACTTCCGAATCGTAGATCAGAATGTCGGCAGCCATCAGAACGGGATAGGTGAACAGTCCTGCGTCAGCAGCGAGGCCTTTCGCCTTCTTGTCTTTGTAGGCGTGGCATTTTTCCAGAAGGTGCATCTGAGTTAATGTCATTAACAACCAGGTTAACTCAGTCACTTCAGGAATATCGGATTGCCGAAACAGCGTTGCCTGTTCTGGGTTCAAGCCAAGCGAGAGCAAATCGATCGCAGCATCCTGCGTGAAACCTTTAAGCAGGTCACGGTCGCGGACAGTAGTCAGGGCGTGAAAATCGGCGATGAAATAAAACGCCTGCTCGTTGTCCTGCAAGGCAATGTATTGCTGAATAGCGCCGAAATAATTTCCCCAGTGAAAACGGCCCGTGGGTTGGATGCCGGACAAAACTTTCATGACTGCTGGCTTTGCGTTTTATGATTTCAATAGGAATGGAGCGAAGTCGAATTCATCGACCTTCGGGATATTGCAGGCTACCGATAATCTCTTTGACGGACGAACAGTTTTCGCTGGCGAGTGTCTCTTCCAGCTGCTCGACCAATGCGGCCGAAAGCCCAGGATTGTAGAAACTGGCAGTACCAATTTGCACTGCACTCGCACCGGCGACCAGAAATTCCATCACGTCATCGATATTACTGATGCCCCCAATTCCGATAATGGGTACATCCACTGCTCGCGCGACCTGACAGACCGCTCGCAATGCTAACGGCTTAATCGCAGGTCCACTCAGGCCACCGAATACCGCTCCTAAAATTGGTTTTCGACTACGCCAGTTAATGGCTGTGCCCTGAAAGGTATTTACGAGAGAGACTGCGTCCGTCCCTGCCTCCGCAACCGCTTGTGCGATCGACGCGATGCTGGTGACGTTGGGAGTCAGTTTGGCGATGATGGGAAGGTCGCAGGCATTCCGCACCTTCTTTACGACATCGTGAGCCATTTCCGGGTTCGTGCCAAAATCGACACCACCGCTAACATTGGGACAAGATATGTTCAGCTCGACTCCGGCTAACTGGGGGTAGGCATTCAATCGCTCTGCCATTTGTGCCAGCTCATCCATATTGCGAGCGGCGATGTTAGCGATGATGGCCGTGTCTAATCCGCACAGGTAGTCGAGATGCTTATCGATGAACGTTTCGAGGCCATCGTTATCGAGACCAATCGAGTTCAAAAGGCCTGCGGTTGTTTCAACCGTTCGTGGCGGTGGATTGCCGGCACGGGGCTGCATGGTGACAGTCTTGGGAATAATTCCACCCAGCCGGGAGAAATCGATAAATGAGGTCATCTCGCGAGCGTATCCAAAGGTGCCAGAGGCGACCAGAATGGGGTTCTTAAGCGAGAGGCGATTGAGTTGAACGCCCAGATCAATGGAGGTTTGAGTCATCGGCTTAAATGGGTACCGCAGCAACTGGAGGGTCGAAAGAAAAGCACCCTCATTGGGCGAGGGATTTCTGAGCGTATCCTAACCCGCGAATCTTCCGGACGCAATGAGGGGCGTCCGGCCGGGATGGATGGAAAGACGCCTTTTCTGGTGTATAAAAAAGCCGAAGCTGATCAGCTTGGCCCTGATTATTCAGAGGCGAGCTGATCAGCTTCGACTAGAGGAAAAAATGCTTTGTAACACTCGGGCTGGTTAGCCTTCCGGAATCGACCACTAACGAGACGATTGACCTGGGTGATTCACAGTTTCCTCCTCCTGTGAGTTACCCGAAAAGGTATGCCGAGTAAGTTGTATTAGATTTAGATGACACCACCGTGAGTACGGTAAGGGGTGGCAGTGTCAGGGAATTCAAGGAACCAGATACGTTCCCAGATTCCGTGTATGTGTCGCAGGTTTTCCGACACAAAGATTAACTGACGGGCTCGCTCATCACGTTGAGCAGAATACAGCGGCACGAAGCAGCCAATTTGTAACCCGAGTGCAGACAATAACAGCATTCCAAGAATAAACTTCCGCATTTTTTCCTCCATGAAAGTTCACAACTACGATTTGCCATCGTGGCTTTAGAAGTTGAGCAAAATGGTTTGTCATGGTGAGTTACGTTAAGTAACTCGCTCGAACTGGAAGTGATCAAAAACAGTCGAGATTGTCAAATGCGGGTCCGAGGGGGAAACGTCGCTTGCTAAACTTTTCAGCATCGTCGTTTATCGGAACAGGAACTAGCCCATGTCGGGAGAACCGGAAGGATACTGGGAACCTCCAGAAGCGAAGCCATTTCCGAAGTTGCCAGGGTTATTGGCAGGTGGTTGTGGCGAAGTGCTTTCAGGAGCAGTAGTTGAGTCCTGCTGTGGCTGTTGAGCCTGAGCCGCCTTTTCGCGGGCCAGTTCCTCATCCAACTGCCGGACTCGTTCTTCCATTTCCTTACCCGGTTTAAAAGTCACCACATATTTTTCGGGGACTTCCACCGAGGCATTCGTTCTTGGGTTTCTAGCACGTCGGGCGGCACGTTTTTTGACCTCGAAAACGCCGAAGTTCCGTAGCTCAATGCGTTTGTCTGAAACCAGTGTTTCCACAATCGCATCGAACGTCTTCTGGACAATTTCCTTGGTCTTCAATTGTGTCAGACCGAGTTCTTCCGAGATGGATTTTACTATTTCTTTTTTGGTCACACTCTGGTCTCCAGAGAAACGCCTGTAAAGTGGCAGAGTTTACATCGAATCAAGTCGATGCGTTGACTCAAGTGTATGACCAATTTGAACTTAGTGTCAAGAGGATTCTTAACAGTCCGCCCGAAAGATGCTGCCAGTTACCCACCATTGGGGTCGTTGACAATCCTGTTTGTTTCTGGTTTTTCTCCTGTTCGTACCTGTTGTTTTGATAAGGGAGTCATAGGGACAAGGTCAGTTTGCAGTAACAGACAGCAGGAAGTCATAACCTAAATAACTGTAATGACTTAACTCACGTTTCTGCGTCTTGAAAAGTCCCTGTTCGAGAGCGATTGATGCTCCATTATCTCTCTTCGACAGTTCTGTACAGCAGTCTGTAGTCAAAACCGGAAAAATCGTTAAAAACGTCAGACTTTGCCATTTGTTCTTTTTTCTGCGATTTGAACAGCAATTTGTCGAACAGGTCGGTTCGACCTAAATCCAGTGAGTCAAACTGGTTGTTTTATTTCAATGGTAGCTGATAGCAGATGATCTGTGTGTCACTTCGGACAATGATATTGTCCTCCGCATACGCAGGGTGTGCCCAGGTCTTCCCAATCAAGGGAACGCGGGATTCTTCATGAATGCCCTCCGGAGTTAACTGGGCCGTGAGGAATTCTCCTTCGGCATTCAGGATCATGGCTCGGTTGGAATCGTTCAGCCACACCAACGTCGCCTGGGGGTTGCGACCACGCGGCGTCGTCTCGTTTTTGTCATCCCAGAGCTTCTCCCCCGTTTTGAGTTCGAAACAGGTAATGCCGTATTGTTTATCGAGCAAGTAGACATAGTCTCCCTTATAAAGTGGCTGTGACATCAAGCCGCGAAGGTTCCATCGGTCTTCCCAAAGCAGTTCGGCGTCCGTCGCTGATTCACCCAACTCGATTGCCTTGGAGCCATCCCAGTAACCGCAGACAAGGACGATATTCTGATGCACAATCGGAGTCGCGATAGAAACCTTGTAGGTGATTTCGTAAGGATACTCCCACAGCGGTTCCCCAGTTGCAGCGTTTAAACCACGAATGTGAGACGGCGTCCAGAAAACCAGCAGATCGATTCCGGCGTGCGGGTGAATGACGGGAGTGCAATATCCCGCTTCATCTGAGAGAGAACTCCAGACGACTTTTCCAGAATGTCGGTTAAGTGCCACAATGGCACCGGACTGGGCGGCAATCGTCTCCGCCTCTGCTTGATCAGCTCCTGGTTGAATGATCAACAGATCGCCTTTGATAACTGGCGAAGCAGCATAACCCCATGTGGGTAGTCGACCCGCGAGGTCTTCCTGAAGATGAATGGACCAGACTTCCTCTCCGTTCTCCGTTCGCAGACATTTCAGATCGCCCAGAGCACCACAGAGATAAAGGTAACCATCCACAATTGTCGGTGCGGCACGCGGGCCGTTACCGTAATCCAGCTTGTCGTAGGCGACAGGGTATTGATGAACCCACTGTCTTTTGCCAGTTTTCAGGTCGAAGCATTGAAGTCGCTCGACTTCCTCTCCGCTGAACTCACTCCCCTGCTCTCCCTCTTTGAGGTGGTCATGCAAATAGACTTGTTGGTCAGCGACCGTCACCCCTGCGTAGCCACCGCCGCATTCATGTTCCCATTGCTTTGGCATGTCGGATTCACTGAATTCCGTTTTCAGCTCCGGACCTTGCCAAGTCCCGTTTGCCCTGAGGCCACGCCAATGGGGCCACTCTTCTGCCCAAACCACAGTGGAGAAGCATAGGATGATCGCGAGGCTGAGAAACTGGGAGATAAGTGAACGCGACATGATACTGAAACCATTTCAAAGGAGTTGCAAATTCTTAGGCGAAGTAGACAGAGCTCTAGTAGTGACAATTATTTAGTGAAATCAATTTCATAGTGTAATCGGTTGAGGCAGGGTTTGGGGAGTATCTATCCAAGTTCGCTGCCACAGTTCCAGCATGAGCAGTGACCAGATACGTGCAGCATGATCGTGTGTATTAGCTTGATGTTCACGCAGCATTCGTTCGACTCCCTCTTTCCCAAACATACCCCGGTTCTCCATTCGATCACTTAATAGAATGTCTTCTGCGAGCGTTCGCAACTCATTGCGGAACCAATGGTCCAAGGGTACGCCGAATCCCATTTTGGGTCGTTCGCAGATCTCATTAGGGATAAGATCGCAAAAGGTTTCTTTCAGGAACTTCTTTCCCGACTTACGATTAAGTTTCCATTCTCGCGGCAGTTGGGCGGCAAGTTCCACGACCCGGTGATCAAGAAAAGGGCTGCGGCACTCGAGTCCGTGTGCCATGCTGGCGAGATCGACTTTGGTAAGAATATCGCCAGGCAGATAAGTTTGCAGATCGCTCGCCATGATTTGTGAAACAAGATCCCGGTCGGAAGCGTCTTGCATATTGTCGGTCAAAAAATCACTGGGATCCTCCGAGGGAAGTTGATGCTGGAATTCGGTTGAATATAAGCCGGCTAATTGCTCGTCTCGAAAAATCGATATCCAGCGAAAATACTGATCTACCGGAGACGAGTTCATCTCCGACAGGAAGCGTTTCAATCGGCGGGCGGTTGACCGATATTGAATGGAACCGGGCATCCGTTGCCATAGTTTTGCAGACAATATTTTCTTAAGAGGAGAAGGGAATCGGTCCGCCCATGTTGCCAGGAGCATGGCGCGATAGCGGTCGTATCCTCCAAAAACTTCATCCCCACCATCGCCTGTTAAGGCAACGGTTACGGAACCTCGAGTCTCTTCAGACAAGTACCAGGTTGGGATGGCGGAGCTGTCGCCAAATGGTTGGTCATAATGCCAGGCTAATTGAGGAAGTAAAGCTTCAATTTGAGGAGTGACGGTTCGTTGATGATGTTCTGTTCCCAAGGATTTCGCGGCCAATTGCGCAAAGGAGGATTCATCGAACTCCGGTGTTCCAAATCCGATCGAAAAGGTTTTTATCGGCTGATCAAGTTCCTGAGCCATCAGTCCGGTGATCAAAGTCGAGTCCAGACCGCCCGACAGAAAAGAACCCAGCGGCACGTCGCTCCGCAGTCGAATCTTCACGGCGTCCGTCAATCGTTCACGAAGCTCTTCCTGAGTTTGTCGTTTAAATTCTGGAGTTGCAGTAACTTGTTGCCGGTAGGGGGCCGACCAGTACCGTTGGACCTGAACCTCTGAGTCATCAATTAAAGCGTAATGCGCTGGAGGAAGCTGGTGCACGTCTTGATAGATACACGTTGTATGCGGAACGTACTGATAGCGTAGATAAAGGTCGATAGCGTGAGGATTGAGCTCGCGCGGTCCATTATGAAACGGGAGCAGCCCTTTCAGTTCACTGGCAAAGAGCAGACGGTCGGAAAGATTCGCGTAGAAAAGTGGCTTTTGTCCCAACCGGTCGCGTGCCAGGAAAATCGAGCTGCGGGACTGGTCCCAGATGGCTACGGAAAACATACCAATCAGCTGCTGTAGACAGTCGGGCCCATGCTCCTCGTAAAGATGTAGAATGACTTCTGAGTCGCTGGCTGTTCGGAATTGATGACCGCGTGAGAGGAGGTCCTGTCGAAGCGACTGATAGTTGTAGATCTCGCCGTTGCAGACGAGCTGTAGATTTCCGGCTTCATTGGTGATGGGCTGCTGACCTGTTTCGAGATCGATGATCGACAGGCGGCGATGCCCCAGCCAACAGTGGCTGCCGTCTGGGCTGGCAGGTTCACCGAAAAAGAAGCCACTGGAATCGGGGCCACGATGTGCTAATTGCTGTGTCGTCTGTTCGAAGAGAGAGCGGTCAATCGGTGCCCGTCCTGCTTTCCAGACTGCACCGACAAAACCACACATGGGGCGAACTCAAATCGTAGGCAAGAGTGAATAATTGACAACGCAAGGACCTATCGCGTCAGTTCTTCATATAGCCTAACGTGACGATCGATCATTGGGGAGAGGCCGAAGTGCGATTTCATTTTTTCTTGCCCCGCTGCCCCCATAGAGGCGGCCAACTCCGGTGTAGTCAGAATTTCTTGCGTAAATTGAACATAAGCGGGAGAATCGCCCAGTGGCGCGAGGTAGCCGGTGACTCCATCGTCAACCAATTCCGCGTTGGCGGGGATATTGCTGGCGACCACGGGTAAACCGGCAGCCATTGCTTCCATGATACTGTTGGACATTCCTTCGTATTCACTCGCCAGCCAAAAGCAATCCGCATGTTGCAGATACCGACTGGGATCTTTTTGATGGCCCAGAAACCGAATGAGGTGATCGCATCCAAAGTGAGCGGCTAGTTCTTCCAGTTTAATCCTTTCTGCCCCGTCACCGATGATTAAGAGTCCGCAGTTCGTGTTGAGCTGCCTGAGCATTTGGAACGCCCAGACAACGTCCTGCACCCGTTTTTGTTTGGCAAGACGACCGACGTAACAAATCAGTTTTGTGCCCGAAGGATAGTCGAGTTCCTTCAGTAATTGTTCACGGTCTGAGACCGATTCAGATGGATCGGAATCAATGGGGATCTCGATGCCATTGGGAATGACTGTCACTTGTTTGTCTTGATAACCTTGCTCCCGATAGAATCGAGCGACCGCTTCTGAGTTCGCCAGCAGGCGGTCGGTTCGCGAAATCAGTTGGCGATCAATCCAATGGCGATCCGATCCCTTCCAGAGATCGACGCACCGCTCCGAGACTACAACCACAGGGCGATTGGCGGTGGTTTTTTTCGAGACAGCCAGACGTGCATAAAAGTTGGCAGTGAACATCCAACTATGAATGATATCGGGTTGGAACTTACGAATAAGCTGTTTCAGTCGCCAACAAGTGAAGGGATCGAGCTTCCAGTGCTTATGTAAACAGGTGACTTCAATTCCGGCGGCTCGCAGGTTGTCTAAATAAGGACCGTTGCGAGTGAGCGTGGCAACATGGATGTCGAACTGCTCGCGCGGCAACGCCGAGGCCAGCAGAGTGAGTTGCTTTTCCGCACCGGAACGGTCCAATGTGGGAATAGTGTATAAGATGCGAGTCACGAGCGAACTTTGCAGGTCTGGAAGATGTGGAAAGAGGGATTTCTGTTTTTTCAATTTTGTAGGCGATTTGGAATGGTTCGTAAACGGTATGTTACAGAAAATCAATGGAACTGTCCTGTAACTTGGGGGGCCTGAGGAACAGAACTTCCTTGGGAACCAGAAAATTAAGTCTCGAAGTCAGCAATAGAAGTATTCAGATAAGGATTTATGAGGATTCGCATGTTGATGCAATTTGGCGAAAGCCTTGTTGAATTAATTCAGGGGGATATTACGCAGGTGGACACGGATGCCATCGTCAATGCGGCGAATTCTCAACTGGCAGGAGGAGGAGGCGTCGATGGTGCCATTCATCGAGCCGCTGGTCCCAATCTGATGCAGGAGACAAAACGACTCTACCCGGAAGGCTGCCCGACCGGCTCGGCGGTCGCAACCCGTGCTGGCAATATGCAGATGAAATACATCTTTCACGCTGTCGGTCCCATCTGGCGAGGGGGAGGACAGGACGAGGAAGGGCAACTTCGTTCGGCCTGTATCCGCTGTCTTGAGCTGGCGTTGGAACACAATTGTGATTCAATTGCTTTTCCTGCGATCAGCACAGGTGTCTATCGCTTCCCCATCGACCTGGCCGCTCAGATCCTTTTAAGAACGATTCATCAATTTGTTATCGAAAATCAGTCGCCCAGAAGGGTGGTCGTCGTTTTATTTGATGAAGGGAGCTTTGGCGCGTTTTCACAGGTATTGGAATCATTCGCTGATTCATGACATCTCACGCAGGTAAATAGCCATTCAAAAAAATTGCGTCACCTAGCTTAATATCCCTTACTCCCCACGAATTGAATTCAAAATCACAGGATTTGCAAACTCATGAATAGCAGACGTCCCCAAACATCAAAAATAATACTGACCGTGGTTTTCGCCTTTTATTTTCTCTTGGGAGTTTCGCTTGTTACTGCCGACGAACCTGTAAATACAGATGCCGGAGTTGGGGAACAAAATACGGCGAGTCTGATTCCATTGAACAAGGAAAAAACGGTGTTAATCGATCGGGCAGGCAATCGATTATTGGTCAAAGGGAAAATCGTACTGCAGCGGGGATTGCTGGAAATGTTCTGCTGTTTGGATGGAAGTAAAGAGCATGAATCAATCGTCTCAACGTCGGCCAAAGCCTATGTCGTTCACGGTGGACTGCTGGCATTGGGAGCCGAGGCTGGGAGCCCGGTGAAGTATTACCCCGAGTACACTGCTCCCAAAGGGCAGAAAATGGAAGTCAATGTGATCTGGACTGACAAGGAAGGAAAGGAACAGAAAGCGGACGCCCAGTCCTGGATTCGCTATGTCGTCGAACGCTACTACTATGTTGTGGTCGACCCGTTCCCCTCAGACCTGACACTGCCCGAGAACGGCGAAGGAGATCTTCGGTATGACGATTTCAATAAGGAACTGTACTGGTTCGGACACATGACAAAAGATCAGCGTGCCGAGATGAAAAGACTCTCTAAAAATGAAGAGTATCAGAAAGCAATCGATGTCTTTTATGAGCGAAGTCAGCCTCGCGAGATGGACTCTCAATTCATCTTCACCGGTAGTCGCTTTGTGAAAGATGAAGAGACCGACGAGCAGTTTTACCTGGCGGAAGATGGATGTCTTATTTGTGTCGCCAATATGCCAACCGCGATGATTGATGTCAGTATCGAGAGCAGTTCGCAGGGAACAGACAGCTTGCTGTTTGAACCGTTTACGGAAAGAATTCCCCCTATCGGCACTGAGGTGATGGTGGAAATTGTTCCCGTTAAAGAGAAGGATTCTCAAAAGGATGCAGGTGTCCTGAAAGGCATTGAAGAACTTCCAAAAGTGAAATAACTCTCGCTTAGCGCGCCGATAGTCAACTGGCGATTGGAATTCACACTATCTCTATACATGTGGCAGAACAGGTAATTTTAAAAGAATATACTGACCAGGGTGCCCTTCCCTGCTCTTCTACTGATAAGGGGAAGCTCGTCGTATTTGCTGCGTCTCGAACAGGGACGCAGCTTTTTTTTATGAATCGCTGGGTTGAAAGACGACATTTCAGGAACCAGTTCGTTGTCATTTGGGATAGCCGCTTCTCAGCTAAAACCATTTGATAATACAAGGTGCGAAATACGATCAATGGAATGATCGCTGCCTCACTGAAGATATATGGGCCGAGAGAGCAGAAACGGAGTTCGGGTTATCCCGTCATTAGACGTCATCAAGTTGGATGGCTCCTCACGATCCTGTAGTTTTCAACCCGGGAGCGCTGTATGTCGTGTTCAGATTGCCAGAAGAAAAAAGACTCGTTCACTCGCCACAATCTGCTGGCCGGAATATTTGCCGTTTCCGGTATCGCCGTTCTGTATGTGAACTTTGATCCAGTTCCGCGCGGGCATGACCCAGCAGCGGCTCAATTGGAAGAGGTTGACCTGTCCGAATTCACTTCATTCACGAATGTGAGTTCTGGATTTATGAAGAAGGTTCAGGCGGAAGAGTTCGATGAGCCTCAGAATTCGTTAGGCAAGCAGCCTATTCAAACGGCCATGATTGCAGAGCCAGTGGCTTCCAGCTCTAACGACGTACTTCACTCCTCCGCTGAAGCTGGTTCCGCGCTCTCCCAGTTGAAAACTTGTCAGGGAGAAGATGCCGTCAAACTGATTCAGTCGATCCTGGAAGAAGGGCTTGAAAATCTGAAACAGATTCCAGACTACACGACGACCTTTATCAAACAGGAACGAATTGCAGGATCCATGACGGAACCGAATTTGATCAATCTCAAAATTCGTCATGAACCGTTCAGTGTCTATATGAAATGGCTAAATGGTGATAAAGGTCGGGAACTGCTGTATGTAGATGGAGAAAACAATGGAGACATGGTGGTGCGGGTCGGAGGTGTTCGCGGGCGGTTCCTGCCAGCCCTTAACCTGAATCCACTCGGCGACCTCGCTCTGCAGGAGTCTCGTCACCCCATTACTCAAATCGGTCTCGCGAACCTGATTCGTAAAGCGCTTGAGTTTCGGGAACGTGATCTCAACAACCTCGATAATCTGAACTGTTGGATTAACGATGGGGTCACTTTCGACAAACGGGACTGTTTCGAGTTTGTCGTCGAATATCAGGAAAAGCGTCCAATTCACGAGTATCGCAAGTCGGTGATCACCATTGAGAAAAGTCTGGGGATTCCTGTCGGGGTGAAGAACTTCGCTTGGGAAGAACAAGTCGATTCAGTAGATGCGAACAACCTCGACAAATCGACCTTAATTGAAAACTACGCTTACACCAACATTAATTACACTCGCCGTCTCGCTGCTGCGGAGTTCGATAAAAGCAATCAGAACTACCGCTTCATCAAGTAATCGTGGTTGAGAAACAGAATATCCGATATAAAACAGGTCCGCTGACGACATCGTCAGCGGACCTGTTTTTGTATTGGTGGTTGGGTGAAATAATCGACAGACTTCTAATCAAATGCGAAGATGGGACAAGACATCTGCCGGTGACATGATGTACCCGATGTAGAATGGCCCGAACTCCGCATATTTCGCTGAGGCAGTATCAAAACGCATCGTGTAGACGATGTCTTTAATGTATTCGGGTGCGCGGCCCCAGAGCGTCACTCCCCATTCCCAGTCATCGTACCCGGTCGAAGCGGTGATCAACTGCGAGACCTTACCGGCGAATTTGATTCCGGACGTCGCATGTTCCGACATCATATCGGATCGGCTGCTGAACGGTTCCATAAACCAGTTTGCCTGAGGATGCCGGGCTTTATTCATAGGGTAGAAGCAAATGATCGGCCAGGCAGGGAAGTCGGGGTAAAGTCGTTGCTGGTTCATCATCGGTAACCGTTTTTCATAAGCGCCTACTTTTGCTCGAAAACTGGGATCTTCCGGCGAGGCACCATCGCGTTTCAATCGCTCGGCGTATTGTTCGAGTGTCGGCACATATTCTGAGACTTCGCTGATGGAGACGAAGGAATAAGTCGCCTCGAAAGCGGCTCCCAGTGCCGAGGATCGAATTGCCTGGGCGACAGCATCGATTTTGAGCGGGTCCGGATCCATCGCCATCAACCCCCAGTCTGCCCGATGCCCCGTCACGGCGAAGCACTGCAGTCGCGCGGGAGCGTCGTCTCGTTCCGAGTTGAGAATCTCGGCAACTTCTTGACGCCCCGTTTCCAATTCGGAACTGGTCAACGCTTTAAGGGCAGACTGATTGATGCGGTAGTACAAGTGGAGGCAGTGCCAACCATCACTCATCAAACGGGTGGGGTCTGGCAGCTCCTGTGCGGAAGGCATCGTTGGGCGATTCACGGGTGGGGTCCTTCTGGTTGTGGCAAAATCGTATGAGGGCTCGATTGTTAAATCCGGGCGGGAAACCTGTCTGACGGAAGGCATCTTCAATCAGGCCAGTTTCGTCCTTCTCTACTATATAAGACGAGCGTCAGGAACTCCAGAATCGGAGTCTGGTGAATTGGGCATTCGACTTTGTAAGCGTGAGGGAAGTTGCTATAACTGAGTACAGGTTGCCGAATTAAAACAAACCTCACATCCTACAGACACTCCCCTCCCTCATTTCGGTCCGGGGCGATTAAGGTGTCCTGTTCACGATTGGCGCTGTTGCCCCACGGAGGAGACGAACAAGCATCATGGACCATATCGACGAATTTGAATCCATATTTCGCCGGGCAGATAAAGCCACGTTCGAATATCATCCCCCGCAGTTGGAGCGGATCGCTCTAGTCACCGATTCCGATGCCGCCCAGCAGGAAACGCTCAAACAGGAATTGATCAAGTTCCTACCGACACTCAGTCAGAGTAGCCAATTCCAATTGCTGGGACCGAAAGATTTCGAAAATGTTGGCGATTTACTGAACCTTCTTCGCAGCA is part of the Polystyrenella longa genome and harbors:
- the acpS gene encoding holo-ACP synthase; the encoded protein is MIVGLGTDIVEINRIEKMITRHGDHFLERVFTSGEQSYCKQKKMAVESYAGRWAAKEAVMKTLGTGFIKGVHFTEIEIENLNSGQPIVRLLGSTADLAEKMEISTILITISHSKEYATATAIALKAI
- the trpS gene encoding tryptophan--tRNA ligase; the encoded protein is MKVLSGIQPTGRFHWGNYFGAIQQYIALQDNEQAFYFIADFHALTTVRDRDLLKGFTQDAAIDLLSLGLNPEQATLFRQSDIPEVTELTWLLMTLTQMHLLEKCHAYKDKKAKGLAADAGLFTYPVLMAADILIYDSEVVPVGLDQVQHIEVTRDLAQRFNTIYGREVFVLPEARVLETTAKVPGTDGDKMSKSYGNIIEVFHPTPKKFRKKIMSIKTDSKTVEEPKDPESCAVYTLAKLFSTSEQLEELAARYRAGGMGYGDAKQYLYDRAMDYFGPAFEKRAELEQKPGEVEDILQAGAAKARVKAQEVLSRARDACGLAIHKPS
- a CDS encoding dihydroorotate dehydrogenase produces the protein MTQTSIDLGVQLNRLSLKNPILVASGTFGYAREMTSFIDFSRLGGIIPKTVTMQPRAGNPPPRTVETTAGLLNSIGLDNDGLETFIDKHLDYLCGLDTAIIANIAARNMDELAQMAERLNAYPQLAGVELNISCPNVSGGVDFGTNPEMAHDVVKKVRNACDLPIIAKLTPNVTSIASIAQAVAEAGTDAVSLVNTFQGTAINWRSRKPILGAVFGGLSGPAIKPLALRAVCQVARAVDVPIIGIGGISNIDDVMEFLVAGASAVQIGTASFYNPGLSAALVEQLEETLASENCSSVKEIIGSLQYPEGR
- a CDS encoding HU family DNA-binding protein — encoded protein: MTKKEIVKSISEELGLTQLKTKEIVQKTFDAIVETLVSDKRIELRNFGVFEVKKRAARRARNPRTNASVEVPEKYVVTFKPGKEMEERVRQLDEELAREKAAQAQQPQQDSTTAPESTSPQPPANNPGNFGNGFASGGSQYPSGSPDMG
- a CDS encoding PQQ-binding-like beta-propeller repeat protein → MSRSLISQFLSLAIILCFSTVVWAEEWPHWRGLRANGTWQGPELKTEFSESDMPKQWEHECGGGYAGVTVADQQVYLHDHLKEGEQGSEFSGEEVERLQCFDLKTGKRQWVHQYPVAYDKLDYGNGPRAAPTIVDGYLYLCGALGDLKCLRTENGEEVWSIHLQEDLAGRLPTWGYAASPVIKGDLLIIQPGADQAEAETIAAQSGAIVALNRHSGKVVWSSLSDEAGYCTPVIHPHAGIDLLVFWTPSHIRGLNAATGEPLWEYPYEITYKVSIATPIVHQNIVLVCGYWDGSKAIELGESATDAELLWEDRWNLRGLMSQPLYKGDYVYLLDKQYGITCFELKTGEKLWDDKNETTPRGRNPQATLVWLNDSNRAMILNAEGEFLTAQLTPEGIHEESRVPLIGKTWAHPAYAEDNIIVRSDTQIICYQLPLK
- the asnB gene encoding asparagine synthase (glutamine-hydrolyzing), whose amino-acid sequence is MCGFVGAVWKAGRAPIDRSLFEQTTQQLAHRGPDSSGFFFGEPASPDGSHCWLGHRRLSIIDLETGQQPITNEAGNLQLVCNGEIYNYQSLRQDLLSRGHQFRTASDSEVILHLYEEHGPDCLQQLIGMFSVAIWDQSRSSIFLARDRLGQKPLFYANLSDRLLFASELKGLLPFHNGPRELNPHAIDLYLRYQYVPHTTCIYQDVHQLPPAHYALIDDSEVQVQRYWSAPYRQQVTATPEFKRQTQEELRERLTDAVKIRLRSDVPLGSFLSGGLDSTLITGLMAQELDQPIKTFSIGFGTPEFDESSFAQLAAKSLGTEHHQRTVTPQIEALLPQLAWHYDQPFGDSSAIPTWYLSEETRGSVTVALTGDGGDEVFGGYDRYRAMLLATWADRFPSPLKKILSAKLWQRMPGSIQYRSTARRLKRFLSEMNSSPVDQYFRWISIFRDEQLAGLYSTEFQHQLPSEDPSDFLTDNMQDASDRDLVSQIMASDLQTYLPGDILTKVDLASMAHGLECRSPFLDHRVVELAAQLPREWKLNRKSGKKFLKETFCDLIPNEICERPKMGFGVPLDHWFRNELRTLAEDILLSDRMENRGMFGKEGVERMLREHQANTHDHAARIWSLLMLELWQRTWIDTPQTLPQPITL